Proteins encoded by one window of Culicoides brevitarsis isolate CSIRO-B50_1 chromosome 2, AGI_CSIRO_Cbre_v1, whole genome shotgun sequence:
- the LOC134830372 gene encoding uncharacterized protein LOC134830372: protein MSIELESLNLTVKDVEQAVKKHHVDKGGGKFQVIEYEIKSLDSEVPGGLLSSNYLLKVKIREKRVTYTDMKDCNGDDSSEGSHEEQSCSFFIKCFPQEEFNMKYAQDLSIYQKERKLYEQLIPRLQDVGLGHAPWSPRCYHTKGDTVIILQNLQAENFVKCRLESSVLDFEHLAIALKTLARLHAASIAVEERTRSEIPKLYPHLLDENGYPENHGENGYRQKGVRLMTKTILELVKVLPGYDDWDINETLEAFPEVINRIYDLVKPSEKYRNVMNQADLWSSNILFKYEDDKPIDSRLVDFQFSRYAPPAYEIATLLTVSNTKDFREKHEKELLDIYYEALDAELSLYGFVTEDLLNRDDFLQSYEDYRLAGLIESLLFNQIIFLPMDFWTEMTESSEKFQDFMLNRHTEICLNAYENNEFYRKKIRELLRETIDSYVLKSEFDARL from the coding sequence atgagcaTCGAACTCGAATCCCTCAATTTAACGGTAAAAGATGTCGAACAAGCTGTCAAAAAGCATCACGTCGACAAAGGAGGCGGCAAATTCCAAGTCATCGAATACGAAATCAAAAGTTTGGACTCTGAAGTCCCGGGCGGATTACTTTCCTCCAATTATCTGCTAAAAGTCAAGATTCGCGAAAAAAGAGTTACTTACACAGACATGAAAGATTGCAATGGCGACGATTCGAGCGAAGGAAGTCACGAGGAACAAAGTtgctcatttttcatcaaatgttTTCCGCAAGAAGAGTTTAACATGAAATACGCCCAAGATTTGTCGATTTATCAAAAGGAACGGAAATTGTACGAGCAGCTGATTCCGAGATTGCAAGACGTTGGTTTGGGTCATGCTCCGTGGTCGCCTCGATGTTACCACACAAAAGGAGATACTGTGATAATCCTACAGAATTTGCAAGCAGAGAATTTTGTCAAGTGTCGCTTGGAGTCTTCCGTCTTGGATTTTGAACATCTCGCCATTGCTTTGAAAACTCTCGCGAGATTGCATGCCGCAAGTATAGCAGTTGAAGAACGAACTCGTTCGGAGATCCCGAAGCTCTATCCGCATCTCTTGGATGAGAACGGATATCCGGAAAATCATGGCGAAAACGGATACCGCCAAAAAGGAGTTcgtttaatgacaaaaacgaTCCTTGAACTCGTAAAAGTTCTTCCGGGATATGACGATTGGGATATCAATGAAACCCTGGAAGCTTTTCCTGAAGTAATTAATCGAATCTATGACCTTGTGAAACCCTctgaaaaatatcgaaatgtCATGAACCAAGCAGATTTATGGAGTAGCAACATTTTATTCAAGTATGAGGATGACAAACCGATCGACTCGAGATTGGTTGACTTTCAGTTTTCGCGATATGCGCCTCCAGCGTATGAAATTGCGACTTTACTAACTGTCTCAAATACCAAAGACTTTCGAGAAAAGCATGAAAAGGAACTTCTCGATATTTATTACGAAGCATTAGATGCCGAACTGTCTCTTTATGGCTTCGTAACGGAAGATCTCCTGAATCGCGATGATTTTCTCCAAAGCTACGAGGATTATCGCTTAGCTGGATTAATCGAGAGCCTTTTGTTCAACCAAATCATCTTCCTTCCGATGGATTTTTGGACCGAAATGACGGAATCTAGCGAAAAATTTCAGGATTTCATGCTGAATCGACACACGGAAATCTGCTTGAACGCCTACGAGAACAACGAATTTTATCGGAAGAAGATAAGGGAACTGTTACGGGAGACAATTGACTCGTACGTGCTCAAAAGTGAATTTGATGCGAGATTATAA